Proteins encoded by one window of Cloeon dipterum chromosome 2, ieCloDipt1.1, whole genome shotgun sequence:
- the LOC135938152 gene encoding A disintegrin and metalloproteinase with thrombospondin motifs 12-like — MIRTLSAALTPLLLLLLLASAQSFQGIFTGQLTDFEVVIPRKIGAGGDLEHHHPVSPWHSSRSKRATLDEHKVQFEVPLRDAPLILELWPSVDFISSRLSVHRPSGRRRRSIGSAFHSCHFQGVVQGEPDSTVALSACSGLAGMVRSERHGTLWIEPIRNGGVKGHQHVIYKRPSSSAKSASHSCGTEEPPRIFKKPDGTRINRLKRSTSQEQYEENFLLPEELATRRPYLGHNFKGENPHAFSVSKERNVEVMVVADRSMMDFHDKESASDLETYLLTVMNMVSAFYRIPSLGNRVNIVVAKLRVEDESMQSGLSFNVTTNADKTLDSFCFWQKKANNPDDESSDHHDVAILLTRVDICSKSDQPCGTLGVAHVGGMCDLNRACSVNQDNGLSVAHTVAHELGHNFGMVHDAGDESNNADDCLSRNGSALHIMTPNFDVETTSMEWSSCSRKAITRFFDKGDGECLNDQSIDAEGPTNISELPAGALYDADHQCRLQYSSLATSVCSEEDDFCLYLWCSVNGTCTTSLRPPADGTNCGHRKWCMNRECVEVRDSPVAVDGGWGEWRAFTECSRTCGGGVATSERDCDHPKPAHGGLYCTGARKRYRVCNTKSCPQTEPSFRAQQCASFDPDWKPYFVPGSPCSLYCTNESLIVEAAPVVKDGTPCNNLSNDMCIEGKCRIVGCDWKVDSRAEEDACGVCNGDGSQCITHSNHFSRKDGKGMQAIADIPPEARNIRVEETASSRAFIALGPAEDRLYVDGRRLGKGENNYIPVAGSIATYKRWGHRESLTVHGPTNESLHVYIIYPGKARIKYEYTVKRKPGRVSEFSWQFPDWSACSVTCGTGVQVARPQCMEGDLGPTDNIKCLSAGQPPSPLIKACNLPPCPARWWSGPWQLCPLTCGPWNTRRHRTVLCVRSLEEGAEFQALPDEECDLATKPPEEEACPGLPKCDRYQPSEEHVGKSKLVIKVAATTKPVRQRMVRRHRKRAEARLRSHQTREEKRFRWHVGDWTHCSTTCGDGIKKRGVNCQLSQSGHRVAAKHCPGKKPVDYEPCNLRPCSEWMVGTWSKCDCEVIGMSTRTVKCPRLNECSELLKPESARSCLESCFN; from the exons ATGATCCGCACCCTGAGCGCCGCGCTGACGccgctactgctgctgctgctactcgCGTCGGCCCAATCGTTCCAAG GAATTTTCACTGGGCAGCTGACTGACTTTGAGGTGGTCATTCCACGCAAGATCGGTGCCGGCGGCGATCTGGAGCACCACCACCCAGTGAGCCCGTGGCACTCAAGCAGGTCGAAAAGGGCCACCCTGGACGAGCACAAGGTGCAGTTTGAGGTGCCATTGCGGGATGCGCCGCTGATCCTCGAGCTGTGGCCCAGCGTCGACTTCATCTCGTCCAGACTGAGCGTGCACCGTCCGAGCGGCAGGAGACGTCGCTCAATCGGATCTGCCTTCCACTCGTGTCACTTTCAGGGCGTCGTCCAGGGCGAACCTGACTCGACGGTCGCGCTCTCCGCGTGCAGCGGATTG GCGGGCATGGTGCGCAGCGAGAGGCACGGAACGCTTTGGATCGAGCCGATTAGGAACGGAGGTGTGAAAGGACATCAACATGTCATTTACAAAAGGCCTTCCTCTTCAGCCAAAAGCGCCTCCCACAGCTGCGGAACAGAAG AGCCCCCTCGCATCTTCAAAAAGCCAGACGGCACAAGAATTAACAGACTGAAAAGAAGCACGTCGCAAGAACAGTACGAAGAAAATTTCCTGCTTCCTGAGGAATTAGCCACGCGGCGGCCCTATTTGGGACACAACTTCAAGGGAGAAAATCCGCACGCGTTCTCCGTCAGCAAGGAGCGGAACGTGGAAGTAATGGTGGTGGCCGACCGCAGCATGATGGATTTCCACGACAAGGAAAGCGCCTCCGACCTCGAAACTTATCTGCTTACCGTCATGAATATG GTATCGGCATTTTACAGAATCCCGAGCCTGGGGAACAGGGTGAACATTGTTGTGGCCAAGCTGAGGGTCGAAGACGAAAGCATGCAG AGTGGTCTCTCGTTCAACGTGACAACTAACGCGGACAAGACACTGGACAGTTTCTGCTTCTGGCAAAAGAAGGCGAACAACCCTGACGATGAATCATCTGACCATCACGATGTAGCCATCCTGCTGACAAG gGTGGACATTTGTTCCAAATCTGACCAGCCGTGTGGCACCTTGGGAGTGGCACATGTCGGTGGAATGTGCGACCTGAACAGGGCGTGTTCGGTGAACCAAGACAACGGCCTGAGCGTGGCTCACACCGTTGCTCACGAGCTCGGACACAA TTTCGGAATGGTGCACGACGCGGGGGACGAGAGCAACAACGCGGACGACTGCCTCTCACGCAATGGGTCGGCGCTACACATCATGACGCCAAATTTCGACGTGGAAACCACCAGCATGGAGTGGTCCTCGTGCAGCCGCAAGGCTATAACCAGATTCTTTGA CAAAGGGGACGGAGAGTGTTTGAACGATCAATCTATTGATGCCGAAGGGCCGACGAATATTTCTGAACTTCCTGCAGGCGCCCTCTACGACGCAGACCACCAGTGCCGGCTTCAGTACAGCTCGTTAGCAACCTCTGTTTGTTCGGAAGAGGATGAT ttTTGCTTGTATTTATGGTGCTCTGTGAATGGCACCTGCACCACATCCTTGCGGCCTCCAGCGGATGGAACCAACTGCGGGCACAGAaag TGGTGCATGAATCGAGAGTGCGTGGAGGTGCGGGACAGCCCTGTTGCCGTTGACGGTGGCTGGGGCGAGTGGCGTGCGTTCACCGAGTGTTCGCGTACTTGCGGAGGCGGAGTGGCCACCTCCGAAAGGGACTGCGACCATCCGAAGCCGGCGCACGGAGGTCTTTATTGCACAGGCGCGAGGAAACGATACCGCGTTTGCAACACAAAA TCGTGTCCGCAGACAGAACCCAGTTTCAGGGCCCAGCAGTGCGCCTCTTTCGATCCAGACTGGAAGCCATACTTCGTTCCTG GGTCGCCTTGCTCGCTTTATTGTACGAACGAAAGTCTGATCGTGGAAGCTGCTCCTGTAGTGAAAGATGGGACTCCGTGTAATAATTTATCCAACGACATGTGCATTGAAGGTAAATGTAGG ATAGTCGGGTGCGACTGGAAAGTCGATTCGAGGGCCGAGGAGGACGCCTGCGGCGTTTGCAACGGCGACGGCTCGCAGTGCATCACCCACAGCAACCACTTTAGCCGAAAAGACGGCAAAG GTATGCAGGCGATAGCGGATATTCCACCCGAGGCACGCAATATTCGCGTGGAGGAGACGGCCAGTTCTCGGGCGTTTATCGCGTTGGGCCCGGCGGAGGACCGTCTTTATGTCGACGGTCGCAG GCTGGGCAAAGGTGAGAATAACTACATTCCGGTGGCCGGTTCGATCGCAACCTACAAACGCTGGGGTCACCGAGAGTCGCTGACTGTTCACGGGCCAACCAATGAATCTCTGCACGTTTAT ATAATTTACCCGGGAAAGGCTCGCATCAAGTACGAGTACACGGTGAAGAGAAAGCCAGGACGAGTTTCCGAGTTTTCCTGGCAATTTCCAGATTGGTCAGCCTGCTCAGTTACGTGCGGGACCGGCGTTCAG GTTGCCCGTCCACAGTGCATGGAAGGTGATTTAGGACCGACGGATAACATCAAATGTTTAAGCGCTGGACAACCTCCAAGTCCACTGATTAAAGCATGCAACCTGCCTCCCTGTCCTGCCAg gtGGTGGAGTGGACCCTGGCAACTGTGTCCCTTAACGTGCGGTCCGTGGAACACCAGACGCCACCGGACGGTGCTATGCGTCCGCAGCCTAGAGGAAGGAGCCGAGTTCCAGGCTCTTCCTGACGAGGAATGCGACCTGGCCACGAAGCCGCCCGAAGAGGAGGCATGCCCTGGCCTACCGAAATGTGATAGGTACCAGCCGAGCGAGGAGCACGTGGGTAAGAGCAAGTTGGTCATCAAGGTGGCGGCCACGACAAAGCCAGTTCGCCAGAGGATGGTGAGAAGACACAGAAAGAGGGCCGAGGCTAGGCTCCGTAGCCATCAGACAAGGGAGGAGAAGAGATTCAGGTGGCATGTCGGCGACTGGACTCAc TGTTCAACAACATGTGgtgatggaataaaaaaacgagGTGTGAACTGTCAACTGTCACAGAGTGGACATCGCGTGGCAGCAAAACACTGTCCAGGCAAAAAACCTGTCGACTATGAGCCTTGCAACTTG AGACCGTGCTCAGAGTGGATGGTTGGGACCTGGAGCAAATGTGACTGTGAAGTAATAGGAATGTCCACAAGGACAGTCAAATGTCCCAGACTGAACGAATGCAGCGAACTTTTGAAACCTGAATCTGCCAGATCTTGCTTGGAATCGTGCTTTAATTAA
- the LOC135936403 gene encoding uncharacterized protein LOC135936403 isoform X1, with amino-acid sequence MDKRPSNEDLAPPAKYRKKDGPLDLMDRSGIVTSCFVRRPENRGKMPVELIGCQYKEKLTAFLHRTVDVGTKWQDPASKMPEEQIRNQLELFKEDIQFEPTSQELKYIEYYLTEGITAKDVEQMPAHVWERAVAKTIQKYASDKRLHSLFAWLRKRAESDWDRGSREALLKEALREPWQQERLGVRKLPPPFPRIVITGPAPWRQSFLEARNFCENSLMAASTIVLTMNPIWNRLLEDYEFLSAQEITDNRPWYLYELEEKVISSLDNARKRILLFIFRCAEHMWRHQKQWDKLLSREHGVSADMVRLLNCITSLMCRRLRVKTLATVDAWTKLILSYQPSDCAEENERPKPLIKFKLDITVEQLGMEMIRAREFIASSVPRIFEVTKDLPSVGTIMFNPNHKYKKV; translated from the exons ATGGATAAACGACCTAGTAATGAAGATCTTGCGCCTCCCGCCAAATACCGCAAAAAGGACGGCCCACTGGACCTGATGGACAGGTCAGGCATCGTCACCTCTTGCTTCGTTAGG CGGCCTGAAAACCGCGGCAAAATGCCAGTGGAGCTGATCGGCTGCCAGTATAAGGAGAAACTGACTGCTTTTCTGCACAGAACC GTTGACGTTGGCACCAAGTGGCAGGATCCTGCTTCGAAAATGCCCGAGGAGCAAATCCGGAACCAGTTGGAGCTTTTTAAGGAGGACATACAATTTGAGCCGACAAGTCAGGAGTTGAAGTACATCGAGTACTACCTCACAGAA GGAATCACCGCGAAAGACGTGGAACAAATGCCGGCGCACGTGTGGGAAAGAGCCGTTGCGAAAACGATTCAGAAGTACGCGTCAGACAAACG ACTGCATAGTCTGTTCGCGTGGCTGCGAAAACGGGCCGAGAGCGACTGGGACCGCGGCAGCCGCGAGGCCCTGCTGAAGGAGGCTCTCAGGGAACCATGGCAACAGGAGCGGCTCGGCGTGCGGAAGCTGCCGCCGCCCTTTCCTCGAATCGTGATCACCGGCCCCGCACCCTGGCGACAGTCCTTCCTCGAGGCCAGGAATTTCTGCGAGAACAGCCTCATGGCCGCCTCCACTATCGTCCTCACCATGAACCCAATCTGGAACAGACT ACTGGAGGACTATGAATTTCTCTCAGCGCAAGAAATTACCGATAATCGTCCGTGGTACCTGTACGAGCTGGAGGAAAAGGTGATATCTTCCCTAGACAATGCTCGAAAAAGGATACTTCT TTTCATCTTTCGTTGTGCCGAGCACATGTGGCGTCACCAGAAGCAGTGGGACAAACTTCTGAGCCGCGAACACGGGGTAAGCGCGGACATGGTGCGCCTTCTCAACTGCATCACGTCACTCATGTGCCGTCGACTGCGCGTAAAGACGCTTGCAACTGTCGATGCCTGGACCAAGCTAATTCTCTCCTACCAG CCGAGCGATTGTGCCGAGGAGAATGAGAGGCCGAAACCACTGATCAAGTTCAAGCTGGACATCACGGTCGAGCAGCTGGGCATGGAAATGATCAGAGCGCGAGAGTTCATCGCTTCCAGCGTGCCCCGCATCTTTGAGGTTACCAAGGATCTGCCCAGCGTCGGCACCATCATGTTCAACCCCA ATCACAAGTACAAAAAGGTCTAA
- the LOC135936404 gene encoding uncharacterized protein LOC135936404, whose protein sequence is MKALRLSPSSRRHERNAGVSLFTSKHQLCLELDLCVHLPQPSLKPLTEDVSMILTLQALPVSDSCVCQRICQWLGQTFPAKECSTCDLDEEPSPFPTSLLEVRSALSKGNFEAATQLAEFLLAAGADPDETDPEGRTLLSHSVQRLDDTAALTRLLLNNGASVWHLGAPAETDHSPFTWLLRALILRRRFENCDLTLEMLARVMGERPAQMKAHVLRAMFRHAKCPKVLGPIFKRVKEVLSVYWTNPQSLQFSCLSAIRRRLGGRTSHGVPLLGLSPPLKRTLLMQDLF, encoded by the exons ATGAAGGCCCTCCGACTCAGTCCTTCCTCTCGGAG GCACGAGAGAAACGCTGGGGTTTCCCTGTTTACTTCGAAGCACCAACTGTGCCTTGAGTTGGACCTTTGTGTTCACCTTCCCCAGCCCAGTCTGAAACCCTTGACGGAAGATGTATCTATGATTCTCACCTTGCAAGCACTGCCAGTATCCGATTCCTGCGTCTGCCAACGGATTTGTCAATGGCTAGGACAAACGTTCCCTgctaaag AATGTTCGACGTGTGATCTCGACGAAGAACCTTCACCGTTCCCAACCTCCCTGCTCGAGGTGCGCAGCGCCCTGAGCAAAGGGAACTTTGAGGCGGCGACCCAGCTAGCTGAGTTCCTGCTCGCGGCCGGCGCGGACCCTGACGAGACAGACCCTGAGGGGCGCACCCTCCTCAGCCACAGCGTGCAGCGTCTGGACGACACGGCCGCCCTGACGCGCTTGCTGCTCAACAACGGCGCCAGTGTGTGGCACCTCGGCGCCCCTGCGGAAACCGACCACTCCCCCTTCACCTGGCTGCTTAGGGCGCTTATCCTGAGACGCCGCTTTGAAAACTGCGACCTCACCCTGGAAATGCTCGCCAGAGTTATGGGCGAGCGACCTGCGCAGATGAAGGCCCACGTGCTCAGGGCCATGTTTAG acaCGCCAAATGTCCAAAGGTTTTGGGGCCAATCTTCAAGCGAGTGAAGGAAGTGCTCTCCGTCTACTGGACCAACCCTCAGAGCTTACAATTCAGCTGCCTCAGCGCAATCAGACGCCGACTGGGTGGCCGGACTTCTCACGGAGTGCCCCTTTTAGGCCTTTCGCCGCCCTTGAAAAGAACTCTGCTGATGCAGGATCTCTTTTAA
- the LOC135936403 gene encoding uncharacterized protein LOC135936403 isoform X2, with the protein MDKRPSNEDLAPPAKYRKKDGPLDLMDRSGIVTSCFVRRPENRGKMPVELIGCQYKEKLTAFLHRTVDVGTKWQDPASKMPEEQIRNQLELFKEDIQFEPTSQELKYIEYYLTEGITAKDVEQMPAHVWERAVAKTIQKYASDKRLHSLFAWLRKRAESDWDRGSREALLKEALREPWQQERLGVRKLPPPFPRIVITGPAPWRQSFLEARNFCENSLMAASTIVLTMNPIWNRLLEDYEFLSAQEITDNRPWYLYELEEKFHLSLCRAHVASPEAVGQTSEPRTRGKRGHGAPSQLHHVTHVPSTARKDACNCRCLDQANSLLPAERLCRGE; encoded by the exons ATGGATAAACGACCTAGTAATGAAGATCTTGCGCCTCCCGCCAAATACCGCAAAAAGGACGGCCCACTGGACCTGATGGACAGGTCAGGCATCGTCACCTCTTGCTTCGTTAGG CGGCCTGAAAACCGCGGCAAAATGCCAGTGGAGCTGATCGGCTGCCAGTATAAGGAGAAACTGACTGCTTTTCTGCACAGAACC GTTGACGTTGGCACCAAGTGGCAGGATCCTGCTTCGAAAATGCCCGAGGAGCAAATCCGGAACCAGTTGGAGCTTTTTAAGGAGGACATACAATTTGAGCCGACAAGTCAGGAGTTGAAGTACATCGAGTACTACCTCACAGAA GGAATCACCGCGAAAGACGTGGAACAAATGCCGGCGCACGTGTGGGAAAGAGCCGTTGCGAAAACGATTCAGAAGTACGCGTCAGACAAACG ACTGCATAGTCTGTTCGCGTGGCTGCGAAAACGGGCCGAGAGCGACTGGGACCGCGGCAGCCGCGAGGCCCTGCTGAAGGAGGCTCTCAGGGAACCATGGCAACAGGAGCGGCTCGGCGTGCGGAAGCTGCCGCCGCCCTTTCCTCGAATCGTGATCACCGGCCCCGCACCCTGGCGACAGTCCTTCCTCGAGGCCAGGAATTTCTGCGAGAACAGCCTCATGGCCGCCTCCACTATCGTCCTCACCATGAACCCAATCTGGAACAGACT ACTGGAGGACTATGAATTTCTCTCAGCGCAAGAAATTACCGATAATCGTCCGTGGTACCTGTACGAGCTGGAGGAAAAG TTTCATCTTTCGTTGTGCCGAGCACATGTGGCGTCACCAGAAGCAGTGGGACAAACTTCTGAGCCGCGAACACGGGGTAAGCGCGGACATGGTGCGCCTTCTCAACTGCATCACGTCACTCATGTGCCGTCGACTGCGCGTAAAGACGCTTGCAACTGTCGATGCCTGGACCAAGCTAATTCTCTCCTACCAG CCGAGCGATTGTGCCGAGGAGAATGA